Genomic DNA from Corylus avellana chromosome ca4, CavTom2PMs-1.0:
CGGAGAAGTCGGTGGCTGCATCTGACGATGAATGGGATTGCGCCTCTCCTTGAGTCTCCTAACTGTAAATACCGAGAGAACATCTCTCTTCTTGTATCTAATTTATACAAACTttgtaaataaaagaaatttttcacAATTATAATGAGAAAATCTCATGCTTGGTTTGTTCTATTCAGTTTATATTCAAACTTGCACATTAGTATTTGCAAACATACTACGTATACCCCCCTGATTCCCATAGtttataaatgtaatttatacCGATGGGAATCTTAACGAGGCGTAAAAGAATTTGAACCGAATGTAAAACTTGAATTAATATCACAATACGCCGTGTATTTAACCGAGGATGCGCTGTTTGAGAGTAAGTTATGTTAAACCATGATAAGCGTACGTTTGCTTAAAGAAAATGCTTGGCATGTTCGGTAGGTGTATGCTCGGTATGAAGTCTTAATGCTCGGCGGATTTTGTATTTGTAAGGACATATGCACTTCATCAtcgggaaagcgccttagtgAAGTTTACCAAAATACGTTCAGGAACTTCTCTGGCTATATTTCTCCGTTAAGGAACCTTTGAATAAAGGTCAAGTTCAGAAAGCGCtttgttcagctatatttcCGAACTCTTCCATGGGAAAGCGCCTTAGCGACGTATCGCCGAGTTACGCTCGGGAAATTCTCAGGCTATATCTCGCCAAAGGGTTGGAAAGTGTTATAAATACTTTCCAAAGGATGATCCTCGAAAGAGCGCTTAGTGCAGCTATATCTTTCGAAGCGTGGAATCGCAAGTTTGTTAGTTTTGAGATCGGCATACTTAAGACATTCTTCTTCCTCGAGAAAGCGCTTTAGCGAAATTTAAACCGAGCGATACTCGATGATTTCTCCAGCTATGTTCCACCGAGCTTcaatctttttcaacaaaagatTTGCGtttgatttaatgaaaaatgcctTGGTAAGAATAAATCGAGTGATGCTCGATAATTCTGGGCAGTTTTTCATCAAATGCATGGTCTGCCACATACTTAAGTTTTTTTGGCTTGATTATAATCTCAGAGGACCCTTCATTGATATATCTAGATTGACTATAAAAGAATATAACAAAAGTAATGCCCtgagaattataattttacacaaaatacttcttaagatgtTCGGCATTCCATGGTCGTTGGAGTTGTTTTCCTTCGGAGTTTGCAAGGTGGTAAGCTCCTGCTTTGCCGCATTTGATCACCTGATATGGTCCTTCCTAATTTGGTGCGAGCTTTCCCTCGGTTGCATCTTTGGTTGCCATGGtgacttttttcaaaaccaaatctccGACTTTGAAACTTCGATGCTTCACTCGTCGGTTGAAATACCGAGATACCCTTTGTTGATATGCTGCCATTGTAACCTGGGCCtgatcttgtttttcttgcagcAAGTCTAAATGTAACTTTAGACCTTCGTCGTTGAAATTAGGGTTGAATGTGTCTACTCGAAAACTTCCTGATCCGACCTCGGCAGGAATGACAGCCTCGGTTCGGTAGGCTAAAGCGAAAGGCGTCTCCTCGGTTGGAGTATTTCTGGTTGTGCGGTATGCCCATAGAACTTCGGGCAGATTTTCTGACCATTCACCCTTATGCTGGCCAAGCTTCTTCTTTAGAATCTTGAATATGGTTTTGTTCATTGCTTCTACCTGTCCGTTTGCGTGAGGGTGTCCCGGAGATGAGAAATATTGTCGAACATGGAGTCCGGCACACCAACTCCGAAAGGACTCACAGTCAAACTGCTTACCATTGTCAGTGACAAATGCGTGAGGAATCCCATATCGACAAATGACGCTTCTCCAAAGAAATTTCTCGATGTTCTTAGCGGTAATATTCACCAAAGCTTCGGCTTCTGCCCATTTAGTGAAATAGTCTACAACGACCACCACGAACCGAACTCCTCCTTTTCCTGTAGGTAATGGCcccactatatctaccccccattgtgaAAAATGGCCATGGTGATGAAACCGAACTCAATTCTTCTGGAGGTTATTTGATAGCATTGGCAAAACGCTGACAGCTATCATaagttttgacaatatttatGGAGTCCTGGTTCATGCTTGGCCAGAAGAATCCTGCTCTTACTGCTTTGTGAGCCAAGATGCGGGGTCCTGAGTGACTGCCACAGACTCCTTCATGAATCTCTCGAAGAACATAATTACCCTCTTCCTTTGAGACACATTTAAGTAGTGGTAACATGAAGCCTCGCTTGAAAAGAGCTCCATTGACTAGTGTGAACCGAGCAGCCTTTTGTTTCAACCGTACAGCCTTTTTCCTCTCCCCCGGCAAAATTCCTCTTTCAAGGAAACCAACAATTTCTTCAGCCCAAGCGGGCGCAACCTCGATGGTTAGAATAAAAACCTTCTCGGTGATAGAAGGCTGTTGCTGAACTTGTATTACCTGTTCGGATTCTCCTACCTCAGACTCGGTCGAAGAGCCTAAACGGGCCAAATGGTCGGCCTTCTCATTCTCTTCCCTTTGGATTTTAACAATGCAaaacttcttaaaaaattttagcATACCCTGAATTTTGGACAGGTAGAGTTTCATATTTGTGCTTTTAGCCTCAAACTCGCCGCGGATATGGCCAACTATAACTTGTGAATCACTCCGAACTTCCACCAATTCTGCTTCCAGCTCTTGAGCCAAACCGAGCCCAGCTATTACAGCTTCATACTCGGCTTCGTTGTTGGTAGTTTTGAATTCCAACCTTAATGAGCTCTTCAACTCTCTTCCATCTGGCGTAATTATTACGACCCCGGCTCCACCGTTTCTTTTGGTAGACGAACCATCCACATAAATTACCCATGTGCTCTCTTTCGGCCAATCCTCTTGGTCCTGAATGTTGGTGAATTCTACCACAAAGTCTGCTAAGGCTTGGCCTTTAACAGCACTACGTGGGCCATAGTGAATGTCAAATTCACTAATTTCGATTGCCCAGTTGACCAGCCGACCAAACAAATCTAGTTTCCGAAGCACTTTTTTCAACGGATACTCGGTTAGAacattgattgtatgagcttggaagtacGGTCGGAGCTTCCTGGAGGCAATTACTAAGGCGAAAGCAAATTTCTCCATCTGTACATATCTTTCCTCAGCACCATGCAGTGCTCGGCTAATGAAGTAAACTGGCTTTTGAACTCCTTCTTCCTCCCGGATCAAGGCCGCACTGACAGCAGTTGGTGATACTGCCAAGTATAGGTACAATGTTTCACCAGGAACAGCTCGGCTGAGGAGAGGTGGACTAACCAGATACCTTTTAAGTTGTTCGAACGCCTGTTCGCACTCTTCAGACCATTCGAAAGCCTTGcgtaaaatcttaaaaaatagaAGGCACTTATCTGTCGACCGAGAAATGAACCTATTCAAGGTTGCGATCCTTCCTGTCAACTGCTGTACCTGCTTCACATTCTTCAGAGATTGCATATCTAATACCGCCTGGATCTTTTCTGGATTAGCCTCGATCCCTCGGCTAGACACCATATAACCGAGGAATTTCTCAGATGAAACTCCGAATGCGCACTTTGTAGGGTTCAACTCCATCTTAAAACGCTCCAATGTTTTGAACACCTCCTGCAAGTCGGTAACATGGTCCATCTGCAGCTTGCTTTTGAccagcatgtcatcaacataaacctCCATATTCTTCCCAATCTGTTCCAGAAACATTCGGTTTACTAGCCTTTGGTATGTTGCACGGGCATTTTTTAGACCGAATGGCATGACCTTGTAGCAATACAAGTCTCGGTCGGTAATGAAAGCTGTCTTCTCTTGATCAGATGGATGCATgaaaatctgattatagccCGTAAAGGCGTCCATGAAGCTCAGCAATTCATACCCTGCTGTTGCATCAAGGAGAATAAGGAAAAACAATTCCACCATCACCAATGTAAGTTTTCTAACACCTTTTGTAACCATCATTCTTCTTGCACTTTAGAAACTTTCTTCTTTTGAGGCTTAATTCAAAATGATAATTAAAGCTTAAACACTTAAATTTATATGCAAGTGAAAATGACTTTTGGTTAGAACAAAAGGTTTAATAGTTTTGAATTGGCTTATTCTTAAACTGATTTTATTCAAAAACGTGTTGTTTAAGAGTTATGAGTTTTAAAAGTATGACATTTTTACAGTAAAATGACTTTTGATTATAGCAAAATTTCTCGACTCATCTTTCATTTAAAAGGGTATACAACAATTCTGACCGAATTCTCTCCGAAAAGCCCCTTTGGTAACACAAGTGATCTCTACTCTAATATGAGCCCCTATAGAAATTTTGAtagacatttttttcaaatcctcCATCTTTCAATTTCGTTCTCACACATATTCAAAACCCATGTCTCCATATTGACGGCCATTTATAAGCAAGTTTTgttagagaataacttctataaggtcttggcacaaaTAAGTCTTTTGTGTCCTCCACTGAGAGATTGACAAGTCAGCTTggaacaacaaaataaaatgttacCAAAACACACGATTATATCAAAtctactataaaaaaaaaataaaaaaaaaaataaaaaaaaaaaaaacccttcattAACCTTTTATTATATCTCACCTCTCTTCAAacaatttcacaaaaaaaaaaaaaaaaaaaaaaaaaactacttgaGAAATCACCACTACCATTAACACCCCCACCCCACCTCCACCTTGTAGATGAATGAAAACGCAACTTTACGGTGTCATGCCTTGTAAAATTACGTGTTGTCTCTGGAAATG
This window encodes:
- the LOC132177877 gene encoding uncharacterized protein LOC132177877 — its product is MVTKGVRKLTLVMVELFFLILLDATAGYELLSFMDAFTGYNQIFMHPSDQEKTAFITDRDLYCYKVMPFGLKNARATYQRLVNRMFLEQIGKNMEVYVDDMLVKSKLQMDHVTDLQEVFKTLERFKMELNPTKCAFGVSSEKFLGYMVSSRGIEANPEKIQAVLDMQSLKNVKQVQQLTGRIATLNRFISRSTDKCLLFFKILRKAFEWSEECEQAFEQLKRYLVSPPLLSRAVPGETLYLYLAVSPTAVSAALIREEEGVQKPVYFISRALHGAEERYVQMEKFAFALVIASRKLRPYFQAHTINVLTEYPLKKVLRKLDLFGRLVNWAIEISEFDIHYGPRSAVKGQALADFVVEFTNIQDQEDWPKESTWVIYVDGSSTKRNGGAGVVIITPDGRELKSSLRLEFKTTNNEAEYEAVIAGLGLAQELEAELVEVRSDSQVIVGHIRGEFEAKSTNMKLYLSKIQGMLKFFKKFCIVKIQREENEKADHLARLGSSTESEVGESEQVIQVQQQPSITEKVFILTIEVAPAWAEEIVGFLERGILPGERKKAVRLKQKAARFTLVNGALFKRGFMLPLLKCVSKEEGNYVLREIHEGVCGSHSGPRILAHKAVRAGFFWPSMNQDSINIVKTYDSYIVGPLPTGKGGVRFVVVVVDYFTKWAEAEALVNITAKNIEKFLWRSVICRYGIPHAFVTDNGKQFDCESFRSWCAGLHVRQYFSSPGHPHANGQVEAMNKTIFKILKKKLGQHKGEWSENLPEVLWAYRTTRNTPTEETPFALAYRTEAVIPAEVGSGSFRVDTFNPNFNDEGLKLHLDLLQEKQDQAQVTMAAYQQRVSRYFNRRVKHRSFKVGDLVLKKVTMATKDATEGKLAPN